One Paenibacillus sp. SYP-B4298 genomic window, GGTAGCCGATCCGGGTGTGCTTAATGAGCTGCGGATCAAATATTTGGGCAAAAAGGGAGCGCTGACCGAAATCCTGCGCGGGATGGGCGGCTTGAGCAATGAAGAGCGTCCGATTATCGGCCAGGTTGGCAATGAGGTGCGCGCGGCGATCGAGGCGGTAATCGAGAAGAAGCAAGAGCTGTTTATTCGCCAGGAGACCGAAAACCGGCTGCGTCAGGAGACGATTGATGTCACACTCCCTGGCACGAAGCCAGAGACTGGCGCTGTGCATCCGCTGAACAAGGTCATTGAGGAGATCGAGGACATCTTCATCGGCATGGGCTATACGGTGGCCGAAGGGCCGGAGGTGGAGACGGATTACTACAACTTCGAAGCGCTGAACCTGCCTAAGAACCATCCGGCCCGCGATATGCAGGACTCGTTCTATATTACAGAGGAGCTGCTGATGCGGACACAGACCTCACCGGTGCAGGTGCGGACGATGAAGGCGATGAACGGCCAGACGCCCGTCAAAATTATTTGCCCAGGCAAGGTGTACCGGCGCGATGATGACGATGCGACCCACTCCTTCCAGTTCAATCAAATCGAGGGTCTGGTCATTGACAAGAATATCCGCATGAGCGATCTGAAGGGAACACTGCTGCAATTCGTGCAGCAGATCTTTGGCCCGCAGACGCAGATTCGCCTGCGTCCGAGCTTCTTCCCCTTCACTGAGCCAAGCGCAGAGGTGGATGTGACATGCGTTCAGTGCGGCGGACACGGCTGTCGGATGTGCAAGCAGAGCGGCTGGCTGGAAATACTGGGCTGCGGCATGGTGCATCCGCGAGTGCTGGAGATGGGCGGCTATGATCCGAATGAGGTGAGCGGCTTCGCCTTCGGGATGGGCGTAGAGCGGATCGCGCTGCTCAAATACGGCATTGACGACATTCGTCATTTCTATACGAACGATCTGCGCTTCCTGAGCCAGTTCGCCAGAATGTGACACGGAAAATCACCGATATGAGCGAAGAGGAAAGAAGGGGTATCCAATGAAGGTATCGTACCAATGGTTGAAGCAATATGTGGATGTGTCCGGGTTCAGCGCCCAGGAGCTGGCAGAGAAGCTGACCCGCGGCGGCATTGAGGTGGACGGAGTCGAGGCCCGCAATCAGGGCGTTACTCAGGTCGTTGTAGGCTATGTGAAATCGAAGGAGAAGCACCCGGATGCTGATAAGCTGAACGTGTGCAAGGTGGATGTCGGCACGGGCGAGGAGCTGCAGATCGTCTGTGGCGCGCGCAATGTGGATGCTGGACAGCATGTGCCGGTCGCCGTCGTTGGTGCGAAGCTGCCAGGGGGCATGGCGATCAAGCGCGCCAAGCTGCGCGGAGTAGAGTCGCAGGGCATGATCTGCTCGGCTAAGGAGCTGGGCATCAATGACAAGCTGCTGCCGAAGGAGCAGCAGGAGGGTATCCTCGTGCTGCCTGAGGGGCTGACGCTGGGCACTCCGATTACGGAGGTGCTCGGGCTGGATGATGAGGTGCTCGATCTGGATCTGACGCCGAATCGCTCTGATGCGCTCAGCATGCTGGGCGTTGCCTATGAGATGGCTGCGCTGACTGGAGCGGATGTGAAGCTGCCGGATAATCAAGTCCAAGCCGCCTCGATCGAGGCTAAAGATTATATCTCGGTCAGCATCGCCGCGCCGGAGCAATGCCCGCATTATGCCGCCCGTTATATTAAAGGCATCAAGGTGGCTCCATCCCCGCAATGGATGCAGAACAGGCTGATCGCAGCCGGTGTCCGTCCGATCAACAATGTTGTGGATATTACCAATTATGTCATGCTGGAATATGGTCAACCGCTGCATGCGTTCGATGCGGATAAGGTAGAGGGCGGTCAGATTCATGTTCGTCTTGCCCACGAAGGGGAGGAGCTGGAGACGCTGGACGGGCAAGTGCGCAAGCTGGAGCCGCAGATGCTGGTCATCGCTGACGCGTCTCGTGCGATCGCGCTTGCGGGTGTGATGGGCGGCGCCAACACCGAGGTATCCGGCGACACCGTGAACCTGCTGCTGGAGTCCGCCCGCTTCGATGGCGGCACAGTACGCAAGGCCTCCCGCAAGTTCGGCCTGCGCTCGGAAGCGAGCATTCGCTTCGAGAAGGAGGTTGATCCTGCTCGCGTGCTGGAGGCTCTGGATCGCGCCGCGGCTTTAATGGCGGAGCATGCGGAAGGACTGGTGGCGGACGGTATCGTGTCTGCTGGTTCACCGGATAAGGAACCGGTGCAGATTGCTGTGACGTGCAGCCGGATCAATGGCTATCTGGGCACAGAGCTGTCGGGACTGGAGATCAAGACGATCTTTGGCCGCTTGAACCTGGACTATGAGGAGCCGTCTGCGGACAGCTATATTGTAACGGTGCCTTCGCGCCGCGGCGACTTTGCCCATGATGTCGATATTATCGAGGAAGTGGCTCGCTTGTACGGCTATGACAATATCCCGACGACGCCGATCGAAGGGGCGACGACGCCGGGTGCACTGAATGGACCGCAAGCGGTTCGCCGCAAGCTGCGTCGCCGCCTGACGGATGCCGGGCTACATGAGGTGATCAGCTATTCGTTCACCTCTCCGGAGCGTGCCGGTCTGCTGCCGCAATTGACGGGCAATCCGGTGCCGGTACGGCTGGCGATGCCGATGAGCGAGGACCGCAGCGTGCTGCGCACAAGCCTGATCGGCAATCTGCTGGACATTGCGGCATACAACCGCAACCGCAAGACAGATAATGTAGCGATCTTCGAGCTGGGCAGCGTGTTTGTAACGGATGAGGCTGAACTGACGCGCCAGCCGCAGGAGGTGCAGAAGCTGGCTGCGCTGCTGACTGGCAGCCGCACTCGCGCCCAATGGAATGTGAAGCCGGCTGCAGTGGACTTCTACGATATGAAGGGCGTGCTGGAGGCTGTTGCCGAGCTGCTCGGGCTGTCTGCGAAGATCACGCTGAAGGCGGCAGCGCCGGAGCATATGCATCCGGGCCGCAGTGCCGAGGTGCTGCTGGCAACGCCGCGCGGCCAAGAGGTGATCGGCTATATCGGTCAGTTGCATCCTGATGTGCAGCGGGAGCTGGATCTGACGGATACCTACATCATGGAGATCAACCTGGAGGCGCTGTATGCAGAGGTCGATCTGTCGATCGTCTATCGCGCATTGCCGCGCTTCCCTGCCAGCTCGCGCGATATTGCCGTCGTCATCGACCGCAGCCAGGATGCGGGCAGCTTGACTGCTGCGATTGCAGAGACAGCCGGCGAGCTGCTGGAGTCAGTTGAGGTGTTCGACATCTATACCGGCGAGAAGCTCGGTGCAGATAAGAAGAGTGTGGCGCTTGCTCTCGTCTACCGTCATGCAGAGCGCACGCTGACGGACGAGGAAGTGTCCGAGCTGCATGCCAAGGTCGTCGAAAGATTAGAACAATCTTTTCAAGCAGAATTGAGAAAATAGCAGGAAACCGTCAAAGCCATATCGAATTAGTTCACTGGAACTTGTTCGATATGGTTTTTGCGTCTTCATAAGAACTTCGACATAAAGTCTGTTCAACATGCTTTCACTTACATCACCTTGGGCCAGGATGGCAAATAGGGCAAGCAGGTCTAGTAATTTCAGGAGGTACATATGTGATGGATGCGGAACGCACGAAGGTTACAGTTGATATATATGGACATCAATATAAATTAGTTGGGAATTCCAGTGTAGATTATATGAAGCGAGTGGCGCTGCTGGTGGATGAGAATATGCACAAGCTGGCAGCCGCTTACTCGCGGCTGGACATGCCGCGTATCGCAGTGCTGGCGGCAGTGCATATGGCGGATGAGGTCTATCGCCTGCGGGAGGACAAGGAGCTGCTTCGCGCAGAGAAGGACAAGAATAGGCAGCTTTCGCTTCAATTGGAGGAGCTGCAAGGCAAGCTGGCGGGTCTGAACGAGGAACTGGCGGAGCAAGAGAATAAGCGCCAGATGGGACTGGATCAACTCCGCGAGGAATGGAGCGGCAAACTGGAGCAGAGCGAGGCGGAATGGAGCGGCAAGCATGCGCTCGCGCTGGAAGAATTCGAGCGTCAGCGCCAGGAGCTGGAGGAGCAGTGGCAGCGGCGGCTTGCCGAGCATGAGGAGCAGCGGCTCGCAGACTTGGAGCAGCATGAGGAGCAGCTAGCTGAGCTGGAGCTGCAGCGCCAGGCAGTAGCAGGGCAGTACGAGGAGCGCATGGCGGAGCTGAGGCGTGAGGGTGA contains:
- the pheS gene encoding phenylalanine--tRNA ligase subunit alpha, translating into MKERLEALRQAALDELNQVADPGVLNELRIKYLGKKGALTEILRGMGGLSNEERPIIGQVGNEVRAAIEAVIEKKQELFIRQETENRLRQETIDVTLPGTKPETGAVHPLNKVIEEIEDIFIGMGYTVAEGPEVETDYYNFEALNLPKNHPARDMQDSFYITEELLMRTQTSPVQVRTMKAMNGQTPVKIICPGKVYRRDDDDATHSFQFNQIEGLVIDKNIRMSDLKGTLLQFVQQIFGPQTQIRLRPSFFPFTEPSAEVDVTCVQCGGHGCRMCKQSGWLEILGCGMVHPRVLEMGGYDPNEVSGFAFGMGVERIALLKYGIDDIRHFYTNDLRFLSQFARM
- the pheT gene encoding phenylalanine--tRNA ligase subunit beta, whose product is MKVSYQWLKQYVDVSGFSAQELAEKLTRGGIEVDGVEARNQGVTQVVVGYVKSKEKHPDADKLNVCKVDVGTGEELQIVCGARNVDAGQHVPVAVVGAKLPGGMAIKRAKLRGVESQGMICSAKELGINDKLLPKEQQEGILVLPEGLTLGTPITEVLGLDDEVLDLDLTPNRSDALSMLGVAYEMAALTGADVKLPDNQVQAASIEAKDYISVSIAAPEQCPHYAARYIKGIKVAPSPQWMQNRLIAAGVRPINNVVDITNYVMLEYGQPLHAFDADKVEGGQIHVRLAHEGEELETLDGQVRKLEPQMLVIADASRAIALAGVMGGANTEVSGDTVNLLLESARFDGGTVRKASRKFGLRSEASIRFEKEVDPARVLEALDRAAALMAEHAEGLVADGIVSAGSPDKEPVQIAVTCSRINGYLGTELSGLEIKTIFGRLNLDYEEPSADSYIVTVPSRRGDFAHDVDIIEEVARLYGYDNIPTTPIEGATTPGALNGPQAVRRKLRRRLTDAGLHEVISYSFTSPERAGLLPQLTGNPVPVRLAMPMSEDRSVLRTSLIGNLLDIAAYNRNRKTDNVAIFELGSVFVTDEAELTRQPQEVQKLAALLTGSRTRAQWNVKPAAVDFYDMKGVLEAVAELLGLSAKITLKAAAPEHMHPGRSAEVLLATPRGQEVIGYIGQLHPDVQRELDLTDTYIMEINLEALYAEVDLSIVYRALPRFPASSRDIAVVIDRSQDAGSLTAAIAETAGELLESVEVFDIYTGEKLGADKKSVALALVYRHAERTLTDEEVSELHAKVVERLEQSFQAELRK